The sequence taattaaattatccttaccTCAActtgtgaggttttttttttttcttttctttgcagtatactttcttctcccaaaCCTCTTTTGAAGAAGGGGGGGGTGGGAGAGAGTTTGCGGCAGAGTCTGGCTGCCCAGAcgggtaaaaccaccacaattaGTATGTTATATCTTCAACCTATGCAAGTATCTGCCGCCACATGACCAGTGCAATGGATGACCGCGGTATTTCATCCAGGAGCAGCTGAACTGTGTGCTCCTGCTCTTCAGAAACTCACTCCAAGAACGAATGCTCTAAACTGCGCCATTCCATACTCAGGCAGAAGTCTACATGGACGCTCTGCGGGGTTCTGTAGATGTTAGCACATACAACGAGGAGGTAAAACGGGAGTATTTTGTTAATCACTGCTAAAAAGTCGCAATTTAAAGCCGCAATTGACAGCGACTTTGTACACACGCTGCAGTAACCGAGTTCCCTCCGAGCAATTCCGgaagggccgggggggggggcgggagcaCGTCTGGTCAGTCCCAAGCCCGGACAGGGCTCCGGCTCCCGCTGCCACCGGCACCAGCGCGGACCTACCTTGCTCCCGAGGCGCGCTGCGTCGCGGCAGAACGCCACCCAGGCCGCTGCGGCGGCGCGAGCGGGAGGCAGCCCGGCAGCAcggcgccgccggggccggccgggggcgggagccggggggggccccgcagcggggccggTCTCGGtgcgcgccgcgccgccgcccctgCGCCGCCCGCCGGGGGGGTGCGGGCGCGGCCCCTCCCGGCCACCATCGCCGCGCACGTCACGTGACGtcacggcccggccccgccccgccgcccgcggccccccccacccccggcccgCTCACCTGCGGTCCCCGCCCGCGGGCCCcggcggaggggaggggaggggaggggaggcggcggcagggccgggccgggccgggccgggcagctGCGGTGGCGGCCGCTCCTCGGCCCCGCGGCGCCGTCCCCGCGGGTCGGCTCCGCCCCGCCTGCCGTACGCTGCGGCGGCCGCGCGGCCGGGCGGAAGTGACGTGACGGCGCCGCCGGGCGGAGCGGCGCCGGCGAGCCAATCGGCGGTGCCCTTACTGtgcggcggcgcggccccgcgctCGGCAGCAAGGCGCGCGGCGGTTGGGAGGCGCCGCGTGGCGTTGCGGACGGCCCCGCGACATGGCGGCCGCCACCTGGCGCTACCGCGGGGACCCCGAGGCGGAGCAGCCGGCGATGCTGGGTGAGGGCCGCGCGGGAGGGCCgggagggcggcgggcgggagggcgggcgggcggcgccccGGTGTGACGGcctctccccgccgcccgcagTGACCTTCGCCAACGGGCAGCTGCggcgccccgccgccctgcGCTTCCGCCTCTACCGCAGCAGCGACGCCGCCGACCCGCGCAGGAGGCGCCGCCGGATCCTGGTAaggcgccgccgcccccggccccggcccgtCCGCGCGAGCCGCTCGTGGTTCTCCCCGCGGGGGGCCGGAGGCGCGGCTCTCCCACGGAGCGCCCGCAGCCCGCCCCCCCGGGGCGCCTCTGCTCCTCCCCGGCGCCTTGCCCGCTGCCCTCATCCGGCCGCTTCCGTTGCCCTGCAGCGGCCGAGGCTCTTAAAACCTGCCCGGAGATTTGggttgtaataaaaaaaaaaaaaaaaaaaaggttaaaagttaaaaaagcGCTTAGGCTCCGCCGCTGCatgacaggaaaacaaaaaaaaacaggaaacatttcacGGAATCTCTGGGATTTTCGAGCAAGTTGTGGCTCTCATGGTGCCCGTCGTTGTGGTGGTGGCTGCGGCAGAGGAGGGAGGTGTGTAATGCAACGACATTGACAAGCGACAGCAAGACGAACCACGCTCGTGTGGGGGTGTGAAAGGAAGAGCGGGCTGTTTCCGCACTGTGAAGCCTCCTCgcgtgctctgcagcagctccgcACAAAACCACACGATGTCTCTGTACTACAACAGAGCCTTTCCCGATGTCGTGGCGCTGCCCAGTCTCGATGCGTTGCAGTCTTCCGTTGATCATTTCGGTTTCAGAATGTGCTATCTCAGATTTAACATTGTGCTTGGAATTTTCGGGTGGAAAGGAAGGGTGCCATATTGCATATTGTGCCTGGTCACATTGAGAATGACAAACAAGTTGCTGGTCTTTTACTCTGAACTGAATGCACCCTTATTGGAAAAGTTCTTGTTGATACACAGTAGCGTGTTCTCAAGGTGGCATTGATTTACCACTGTTGTGCATgtcctgatttattttaataacctACAGGAAAATAAggtttgaaaattaaaagctgttGATGACTATCAAGGTCCATATGATCACAAAATCTGTTGCGTTATGTTTATACGGTGACCCTAAAATCTTtattgaagcttttttttttttttttttgaggaactGCGTTATGCTACAAGGAGGCTTTCTAACTCTTTCAGTCAAGAAAAAACCGAACTTAAAGTCAAAAAGTGCTTTCTGCTGGCATTGCTAACTGTTATGATTGTCTGTATGGATGACTCACTGAAGGAATAGGTTTTCAGCCAAAATCTTCAAGGGAAATATATCTTAATtgacacacaaatatttaaaaatatagttaGCTGGCTGAGCCATTtgtgtcagctttttttttttttgttagttcaTTGCAGCCAACTGGCTGTACTAGAGTTTTAAATATATCATTCAAAATTTCATTATAAACTGAGTTCCTCTGTGTTGTAATGATGGCTTTACccatttttttgcctttgacCCAGGCCGACGTCTGTAAGGTTTGTCTTGTACACTTACAGAAGCTTTAGGAAACTGTGTTAAATAGCCTACAGCATTGGAAGTACCCTCTGAACCAGAGGGCTGATCTCTCCAGTCTATTGACTCTGAGTAAACCcaccttttctttcacaaacTGTTGCTCCTGGTTTAAAGCTTGGTGGTCATGGCAGTATAGAGATTTGTGGCActagacagaagaaaatgaacacaggAAAGGTTGCTTAGCCCCATGGTCAAgtaatttctctttgtttttcaggtctCAGAAACTGAAAGGCTTTCATATGTGGGAAATAACTTCAGCAGTGGAGTTATGAAATGTAACTCACTGTGCAGGTATGGGTTCCTGACGATACTGTGGCAGTAATGTGGGGGTGGAAGTGGAGGAATTGCTCTGATGCCACATTTCTTGTAGCTTCCCTTAAACCTGGCTCAGACATTCCCATTGAGACCACAGTGCGAACGGAGAGGATTTCGGCACTAGATTTGGCTGTACCACACGGTGTAATAGGAAGCATTGGTGAAGTCACCAGCCTTTACATGTCCTGGCTTAGGAATGTGACCTTTGTAGCCTTGAGACAGATCCAACTGGCCTCCCAAGAAGTGTTTTGTGTATGAGATCTTTCTTATTCTCTGATTGAAGATCCTCTTCAATGGGCAGAGCgacaatgtaaaataattttgccttGTTATAcccaaagatgtttttttttttcctttgatgcATATTACTGCTCCTACTAGCCTACAGAACTCTGAAATGCGCTTGATGTGTGTGTCAGCCTCTTGGTGCGATGTGCTCTGCTCTTTGAATGTACTCCACTTGTCCTGCACTGTTTGCTCTTGTAGCTTCAGTTGTCTCACTACTCTGACTCCTTAAATTATGGGTAGGGTGAGGCAGTGAAGAGCAGAGTTGCAAAAACAATTAGGAAGAGGAAGTGCTTCCAGACGTTAGCGTTCCAGTGCTCCTagtttctgaataatttatttaaaatgaactaCTTGCATCCCTGGCAGATAGTACTTCAGAAGATGCTAAGCTTAGTCTTTTCTGTCTGAGAATTGAAACTAGAGAGCTGGCCCTTCGACTTCAGCAGTCTTAAGATAGCATACCTGAAACAAGGCTTCAAGgagctttttcttcttgaggTTGGAGAAAGGAGTTTAGTTTACTGAATGCAGGTAATGCTCCATATGTTTCTGATATGTGCACCAATGTAGTAGTATTTCTGTACAGCTTTGGCACTCCTATTTCTCAACACTTCACATCACTTTATATTATTCAGAGAGAGTTTTAACTGTTTAAGTGGTACCTGCCTGCACCTCTGAAGATCCTGAGCTGCGGAAGCTAACAAGGCAAGCTAGCTGAGATCTGTTTGGCATTAGGTTTGCATATGCCTCAGGATCGCCAGACATGCAGGCAACAGCTAATTAAATTGtttcttgatttgttttctaatttttccaCCTTATCCATGTAACCTGGTTTGTTTCCTCCCACATCTGCCTCACCTGCATTCATGATAATTTCCTGCGGTGGATCCATTCTCATAGATCTCAGCAGCTGTCAGCCTAAGACCGAATTCGCAGTTGCAGATGTTGGTGTAACAGCATAAATCACAGCTGAACAAACAGTCTGGTTTACTCTGAGTGCAAAAATCAACGAGGCTGCCAGATCCTCGGGCAGCACTTGTTTCACCTGTTTCCTAGAGCAGCAGGCACCGCTTAGCAATCCTTTCTAGCCACTGAGATTCTGTGATCCCCACAGGACTTGGGCAGCTCCTCTGAGAGCAGTTGCGTGGAGCCTTGCACACACTGCAAAAGGCAGCTTCTACAGCAGGccaattttttcctttaggaagTGTGTCCTGATTTTTaggaaaacatgttaaaaagcTGCGCAAGTTCAGGCACCACTCGGTAGGCTTCAGATGGAATTGACTTTTCTGGCTGATTAAGAAATTGGTACAGTTGATACTCTGATCAGCTTCAATGAGAGGTGACATGCAGCCTCTTCCCGGTGGGTCATGAGATGTGCCGAAAAGCAGCACAAACCATTTGGGTTAGCCTCTGAAACAGGAGATGAAAAGGAGTTTACTTGAGAGAAATTAACCTACTGTAGAGACGGCACTCTTatagttcatagaatcatagaatatcccgagttggaagggacccataaggatcatcgagtccaactcctgacacCACACgggtctacccaaaaattcagaccatgcGACTAAGCGCATAGTCgaaacgcttcttaaactccgacaggcttggtgcagtgactgcttcactggggagcctgttccagtgtgcgacaacccgctcggtgaagaacctcttcctgatgtccagcctaaacctcccctgcctcagcttgacaccattcccgcgggtcctatccCTGGAGACTAAAGAGAATagctcagcgcctgcctctccactccccctcgtgaggaagctgtagattgcgatgaggtctcccctcagcctcctcttctccaggctgaacaggcccagtgacctcagccgctcctcatacgtcttcccctctaggcccttcaccatctccgtagccctcctctggacactctccaacaggttcacgtcctttttgtactgtggtgcccagaactgcacacagtactcgaggtgaggccgcaccagcgcagagtagagcgggacaatcacttccctcgactgactcgcaatgccgtgcttgatgcatcccaggatacggttggccctcctggctgccagggcacactgctggctcatattcagcttgctgtcaaccacaacccccagatccctctctgtggggctgctctgtTAGCAGACAGCCTGTTAGCAGACCTGTAACCAATCCAGTGATGACACAGCCAGTATCACGAAATATCACTGTTCCTGTAGTGGCTCAACCTGTATCCAGGCCAGTGACTACTGTGACAACACAGCCTGTAATACTCAATCAAGATTATATTATGGATTCTCCACCAGCTGCACCAGGTAATACATCTGGTATACTGTTTGCTGTGAGACTGAACTCGGGAGTTCCACAGTACCAGACTGGGCCGTCAGTGAATGTAACAGGTACTAATGCTACATcaagcaatattaaaaatggaGGACCTTTTCCATGAGCTTGTCCAAAGCGCAATATTGATTTCAATCTTATGGGtcctttaaaaaatcatatgaaGTATTGTTGTCCAGATAtggtaaataatttcttcccgGGAGTGGCCAAAACAGAATGTGCAAGTACAACAAGCAAGATCAATGactctgagaaaggaaaattgatTACGTTAGTTAATGACTTCTATTATGGGAAACATGGAGGTAATACCCAGCAGGTACAACAGGAGCAGAAGACTCATACAACATTTAAGTGCTTCAGCTGTCTGAAGGTTCGTAAAAATAACATAAGGTTTACGAACCACATGAAGCATCACTTAGAGCTCGAGAAGCAGAGCAGTGAAATCTGGGAAAGCCACACCACCTGCCAGCACTGTTACTGTCAGTTTCCCACCCCAttccagctgcagtgctgaagggatgcaagacacggactcctgatggctcttaAACAGGAGAcctttattgccatttttcaccactacatatactttccccgtaGCCCCACGCACTGTCCACACGCCTGAATCTGTCttacaattggttagagaccctcaggCACGCGcctcgagccagccagcaattggccactgcccaaagctcatctttaacactgtagccaatttattttatctcgaccttgctcaagtttttggttctaTCGCcgttttcctcattatctctcAGGGACGTGTGAAACAGCGCAAAGCTCCCTGCGAATTCTTTTCCCACACAGTGCCACACTGAAAGTACACGCACGTCTTATGAATCATCTACTGTTTGTAAAATCTGTGAATTATCCTTTGAAACAGAAAGTTCTTTTGCAACATATGAAGGACAATCATAAGCCAGGTGAAATGCCATGTGTTTGCCAGGTATGCAACTACAGATCCTCAGCTTTTTCTgatgtagaaatatttcaggaCAGTTCATGAGAATACAAAACATTTGCTGTGCCCATTTTGCctcaaagtaataaaaattgGAGCACCACATATGCATCATTATATGACGCATCAGAAAAAAGGAATATACTGTTGCACTAAGTGCAGACTGCAATTTTTgacttgcaaagaaaaaatggatCACAAGACTCAGCATCACTGAACATTTAGAAAACCTAAGCAGTTAGAAGGATTGCCTCCTGGATCAAAGGTTACTATTCAAGCGTCTGTTGGATCTCTTCAGTCAGGATCTTCTGTTAGAATGAGTATATCCACATTTCAGCTATCACCTAAAGCTAAAAATACAACCACTAGAAATGATAACAGATTTAATACAAATAAGTCAAAAGCAAAGTCAAAACCGTCAGCTACACTGAAGAAGCAAAATGCATGgaccaacagcagcagcaaaaaaaaaaaaagttatgaataCAGCACTGCATAATCTAAGGTATAATTTGGGAGGTCAGAAATGCTTTGAGTGTtactcagaaataaaagattttgcaAGCTACTTTCCTACATATGTCCGTTGTACCTTATGCAGGTACAATACTAGCTGTAGCAAAGCCTATGTGAATCACATGATGAGTTTTCACAGTGCTCATCCAAGTAAAAAATGTTGGATCTACAAGAAGCATTCAGAAGAGCTACGAGGTGTGACTGTAGTGTGTCTTAACTGCGGTTTTCTGACTGATGGTTCTGGCTTAGATAGCATGGCCACACATCTGAGTGAAAGCCACACTCATACTTGTCAAGTTATTATAGGGAATGTTTCTGTAGATTTGCCAACTGCTGAACAAGTATCTGAGGGAGTCGAAAGTGAGCAGGTATCCTGTACTGCTTTCGCTCACTGATATGTCATTGTGGAGCAGCAAATTGAACCTAGACGAGTTTGGGATTATTTTGCAAACAAGAACATAAGTcttcagaggaaacaaaagaatgCAATAGAAATCAAAGTAAAAAAGTTGCATCGGTTGAAAAGAGCGAAGAAAACTCATCATTCTCAGGTACAAAAAATGTTCCCAGTTTGGAACTCCATGACAACAGCTCCAAGAATTCTTTGCATGAGAAAGGAGCATGTTGTGATTCAGATAGTAACAGTTAGtagacaaagaacaaaaatatattcatggTGAAAGTGAGTTGAAAACTTGCCAAAGTTCAGATGATGGTGTCTTGACTGACCAGACTAAAGTACAAAACTTGGATGAAACTACACTTGCAGCAACAAACACAAAGGACTTAAAACTAACGTTGGGTGAAGATGTTAGTTTTGAGTAGttctagagaaaaagaaatgaacctAAATCCCTTAGTTCAGACATTAGTGAACAAGGCAGTATTCATTTGGAGCCTTTGACTCCATCAGAGATGCTAAAGCATGAAGCGactgaaattcttcagaaaGGTAATGTTGCACCTTCATCAAAGAAAGCTGAACAACCCTCTGAACGAACAGACGAGACTTCTAACGAAAGCAGTCCCAACAGAATGGAAACAACTGTAAACaagacagatgaaaatgaaacaagctgAAATTGTGTTCTTTTTATGGTTTATTATAAATAAAGGTAGGAACACCGTGCATCAGTCCTGACAAGTGTGCTCATTGTTGCTCATAGGgttttttaagagagagaaagaggcacAGCAGGGAAACTTTGCATATGAAGGTAGcatgtacatgtatatacaaCTGAATTAACTAAGTTTATGAAAGGTAACACATTTCAATTTGTCTGCCTGTCTCTTCTGTGTGGTATATATTAAGAAACCAACATTTGAAAGGAGGAAtagattctattttttttactctCACATAAAGTGATTTGCTAGtcaagaaaagatttttaaaaatcctcaaGTGAAATGGTGGAATTTAGTATGACTTCAGTTCTGATGCTGAAGTGGAGCACACTTTTAGCAATGGCTGTTGGTCTACTGATAAATTGGGTGAACAGAAAGCTTTGGATTTGGTGTCACATTCCTGTCTGTAAAAGCACGTAAACAGAATTATATGAATCTGTGCGCCTCTGTACAGGTGTAATCCTGTCAGACTGTAAGCTTACCTTAATAAACTTTCAGTGAAAGCGGAAATACTATGACAAAATATATGTTTGTGGGGTTTTCAATGTGCAGGCTGTGCAGAAGTACCGAGCATAATTGTATAAAGTAGGACATACTGCTGAAGGGATTATAGCTGTTAGGCTTTTAccattgttttaaatattcttagTGGTAGACCCAAAGGAGTGGTCTGTAAGTCAAACTGAAGTATGGTTTAatgtaaaaattgttttcagcaaaaagaaggaaaactccAAACTGGAAATACCGGCTGGCATACGTTCTGCCATTTTGCAGCTGCTACTTGCTACCTGTTACAAAAAGGACACGAGAGCATAGGAATGTACAGTTCAATTTCAGGACTTTTTGTAGTCTGTTATGTACAGAAAGATAGCTGCTGGTTTGGGGTTGGTTTCTTTATAGCTAGCAGCTAGGTGTCAGATTGCAAATGACTAACAGTAGCTTGCTCTTAGGACTTCATTGCCCATTTGAAACATTCAGAATGTGCTTTTGACttagttttgtttctaatgaaaGTTAAATGGTTTGAACAGCTGTTAAAGCACTGCTGTAAATTGTTACTTTTTGagtaaatatttgaaacaaaatttcgTCTTTGTGAATAATTCATTGCTTATTGCTCAGTTCTGAGCTCTGAGGACTTAGGCTCAGAGTGACTTGTAGTAAGCAGGGAAGCATACACAGGGAACACAAGTTTTAGAAGCAACGTGAAACCAAGGATTAAACCAACCATActagaagagacagaagaaagtaGTAACTAGCACTCAGCCACCTACAATTGATCTGTGCATTTTGAAGCCAAGTCAGTTGATTTAAGACATTTACATTTACCTAGAGCAACaagtctttttttatatatatacctCTGTGCATGTGTAGAAAACATGTATGTCTATAAATGTATTACTTcaaggtaactttttttttgagtgaaattctgaattttcttggaaaattgGTATTTGCAATGCAAAAGAACTGGCAGGAGATGCGTAATACATGTGGCTCTGCACCATGTCATGTTAAAACATCACTTCCACTGGACTGTCTCTTGCTAATAATTTGCCCCTGTTCTCCCCAGGTATTTTGTTGGTGTGTTAAACAAGGACTCTGGGCAAATGGAAGTCTACAATGCTGAAATATTCAACATGCAGCCCTTGCTGTCAGGTAGGAAGATACTGTATTTAACCCTAGCACCATAGTCACAGCGACCTAGAAATAGGTATACATTCAGCTATTGATTGCTTGGTTACTCACAGCATTGCATTCTGTTCTCTCCTCAGCTACCCTTTCTTACTTGTTTCTGCCATGTTCCCTCAGCATGAAGGAAGGAGGATACATTACATTCTCCCTCTAAGGCACAGCATGGCATGATaaacagagggagaaggaagatcATAGCTGAAACTTAGGGTGGGGCTTAAGCAGACAGCAGTAGGGGTGGGAGAGTAGAActgccagagctgggagcaAAGTTGTCACTGCTCAGAACAAATGCAGCCTTGTCTAGGTAGGCCCTGCTGAGGGAAGCCTGGAAATGGCCAGGTCAAGGCACTGAatcactgcaaaagaaaacagctgttctTCAGCAGAACTGCTCTTTATTGCCGAAGCTAGGAGGATAACCCAAAGAATATGGTCTTCAGGGACCTATTTTCTATGCAACAGGACATGAATATTGCTTCCGGCTATGCATTACGCTCATAGACTTTGTAGCAAAAATTGGGCTGCCTTTCCCTCTTTGTTCCAGGTACATACTCATTCATTGTGTTCTTTAATTGACAAAGTCCCGTAGAATTCTTAGTCTAGTCTTTTATTAATGGATTAGAGCTTAAGGAGTGCCCAACACATGtgttttcccagctgctgcaagcCAAGCATACTAATTCTTGTTCTTTTATAGATAATTTAATACCTGATGACACAAAGGATTACCAGAATAAATCCTTCAGGGAGAAGGTAACATTGAAACCCCATATCACATTCTGCTATGATTATCCAGCTGACAGTGACAGATACTTGTCTGAGACTGAGACGCTTAGTTTACTGTAGTGTAAATGTGCGGGTTCAGCCCTCTTTCTCAGCACTCAAGGTCTGAGAATTGCTAGTGCCTAGCGTTAGcagtattttcataattatttcaGTCTTGATTACAGTTCCAGGTACTTCCtaccctgccctcctcccccacaGTGCTTGTTGTTTAGTTGGGTTGTACCCAGTGATATGTTtgaaattttcttgaaaaatgtaGGATAAATGGTGGTTAGCTGGGTTTTCCTCTTGGATGCAAAGTGTTCTGAGTTCAGCAGTGTGCACTCATTTCCGTCTCTCTCGTGCACAGGTGGATTTGTGCATTGAGGCCTTTGGCACCAGCAAGCAGAAGCGAGCTCTGAATTCCCGACGAATGAATGCAGTGGGCAATGATATTCTTAACACAGCTgtgacaaaagcagcagcaaatgttATAGATGCAAAGGGAGTAACAGGTAAGAATATTGTGTGATGTGTCACTGAAGACAATTAGAtgtgcttttctgtctgtttgttGCCAAGTAtggcaggaagaagaaaggggtTTTGCTTGTAGTAAGCGATGAAGCTGTTGGTTTAACAGCTGAAATGGGCACGTTGAGGAAATCACAGGTCATTCTGGTAGAAAAGGAACTGCTTCCTTCTGATCCTACTAGGCTTAGTGTGGGAGTTGCCTGGGTAAGGGAAGGTCCATGTGTCGTCAGTGTCCCTTTCTGCCCATATTTTGTCAATGTTCTGGAAGTCCACTTAGAGGCATAAAGGCAGTAAAGTCACCTGGCTTGATAAGAGCTGCTGAATGTTCATTAAGGTGAGCTGTACTCTGGCTTCACAGTGGCATGTGTATGGAAAATGATCTATGCCTTATACTGGGTCCCAGCACCATCATGTGCTATCCCTAGTGCTGTTTTGAGTCAGTCTGATAGACTCGGTCCTCTGCTATGGAGAAGCTGGCAGGAAAAGGTATCTGCCATGGTCTTAGTTATTGCCACTACTGTAGGAAAAATTCTCCCCAGTATCACATTGAGGTAATGTTTCAAGGAGAGCTGATACCCCCTTCTATTGGTGCTGGTGAGGCTGCATCTGTATCGCCTTGTGCAGCCTGTGCCACCCCACTCTGCCCTATCCCTGAACTTGGTTAGTCTGGCAGAGAGAAGGCCAAGGGGATCTAACCAGCAACCCACAGCTGTCTGAAGGGCAGTCAGAGCCAAGCCCTTCTCAGCAGTGTCAGGCTATACAGCAAGGGTCAGCAGGACAAGTCACAGTGGTCCATGGGAGGAACTTCTTGCCTTGGAGGATGGTGGAGCCCTGGGACAGGTCACGGGGAGCTGTGTGCTCACCATCCTTGGGATGACTTCCAAGCCTTGGTTGGGAAAGCCAGGGCTGCCCTGGTAAGTGCTGGAGACAGTCCATGCAGGAGGTTGAACTGGAGACCAACTGAGCTTCCTTCCACCAGCACTTGTGGGATTCTGACTTGCATTAGCTATGAATAGGAGAGACTATAAAACTGGTCAGCTCTCATTGACATGAAAGCTCTCAGCGCTTGTGTTCCAGATAGGATATCTACTGTGCTCTGCATGTTATGCTGGGCCAGATGATGTGCAATGGAACCCAGGATGTTAAAACAATGTTCTCCTGCTCACCCTAGAGGCAAGAGgtgtagcagcagcagccagtttTGTCTAGTCTGGAGCACCATTTCTGAATCTTAAGTAGCAGAAAGTTCTTCACAGAAGTGATGACACCAGGCTAAAAGGCAGCATGCTGAGTACATTACAGGCAAATTAGAAACTCTGAGCCTCCTAGAATGCTTTCTGTACCCACACATGGCAGTAACCAAACAAAATGGGGAAGAGCTGTGGCCTTTCCTTGTCACTGTTCCCAGTGAGATAAGTGCTTAAAACTCCATTTCAGCTTCCGTTTGCTGCTTAAACTAAACTACTGTTGACCcaaacctccccccccccaaattgaCTTGAATTTCAAGGAAGTATTTGGGTGTGGTCACATTCTCTCAGTTTTTGTCTGCATGGtccaaatgctgttttgtttcccaCTTCTCTCCTAAGCTTTGATCCAAGATGTGGCCCAAGACGATGTACAGAACATGTCCATATTTCTGCCTCCGTGTCACGAAGATGCCGACAAACCAGAACATGTTTACAAGTTTGAAGACAGTATCTTTTTCAGTAGCAGAGTGTggtttctgatttctgtttgcttgaTGTCAGTACTCTGGCATGTGGGAGGGGAGTGCTGCCAGGCATGTGGCAGCACTGAGCTGAACCTTTGTAGAattgtagaatggtttgggttggaagggaccttaaagaccatctaattccaccccccccgccatgggcagggacaccttccccTAGACCgggttggccaaggccccatccaacctggccttgagcacttccagggatggggcatctaaccttctctgggaaaccttttCCAGTGCATCACCCCCCTTGGAGTAGAGAAGTCCTTCcttttatctaatctaaatctaccttctttgAGTTCAAAGCCATTATTCTCCCTGagaaagagtccctccccagccttcctgtaggcccccttta comes from Cygnus atratus isolate AKBS03 ecotype Queensland, Australia chromosome Z, CAtr_DNAZoo_HiC_assembly, whole genome shotgun sequence and encodes:
- the POLR1E gene encoding DNA-directed RNA polymerase I subunit RPA49, encoding MAAATWRYRGDPEAEQPAMLVTFANGQLRRPAALRFRLYRSSDAADPRRRRRRILVSETERLSYVGNNFSSGVMKCNSLCRYFVGVLNKDSGQMEVYNAEIFNMQPLLSDNLIPDDTKDYQNKSFREKVDLCIEAFGTSKQKRALNSRRMNAVGNDILNTAVTKAAANVIDAKGVTALIQDVAQDDVQNMSIFLPPCHEDADKPEHVYKFEDILSPAEYEALKGPAAAFINITPEEITKKTEEKSHCSFVLEELKFLPVDEKSRDHKARCLWFLDILIKFSFLKVIKKKHPMGPECPHIISRKLMKNFTSLTYNNGSVQNLISASMKTKIASYVIALALHINKFQIDLTVLQNDMKLHESRMMDIAKAMRLKISKAKGLPGLENDQNHKLGTLSLPLPAQKTSGNQRKRKKMN
- the LOC118258678 gene encoding LOW QUALITY PROTEIN: zinc finger protein 280D-like (The sequence of the model RefSeq protein was modified relative to this genomic sequence to represent the inferred CDS: substituted 1 base at 1 genomic stop codon), with protein sequence MTQPVSRNITVPVVAQPVSRPVTTVTTQPVILNQDYIMDSPPAAPGNTSGILFAVRLNSGVPQYQTGPSVNVTGTNATSSNIKNGGPFPXACPKRNIDFNLMGPLKNHMKYCCPDMVNNFFPGVAKTECASTTSKINDSEKGKLITLVNDFYYGKHGGNTQQVQQEQKTHTTFKCFSCLKVRKNNIRFTNHMKHHLELEKQSSEIWESHTTCQHCYCQFPTPFQLQC